aaACAGTTGAAAATACTTTACCTCACGGTAAAAAGGCTATAGGATGATACTAGTAGAGGGATGTTTTTTCTTGAGTGTGTTCCTTAACTTTCATCTAACCATAGGGTTAAgccattatttttattaattattacaatATTTCTTGTGATCAGGAGAATTTTCATTTTATCTTCGTACTAGTGTTAAACGAACGTGAATGTCGCGGATCTGCgactttaaaaagaaaaagattcgtgaccataatttaaaatcaaactcGTGAACCTTTTTCGAACTCACGAAAAACATATACAGTAGTCTAGTCAATAAATGTGCCATTGGATGCCTGCTACTACATTATCTACAGTTTTcacttcatttttaaaattaaagctTACATATGAGAATATGTTGTATTTGAATTTCAATACCTAGTGTATAATTCCAACATCCTAATTTTCTAGAGAACAAAATGGACAAAATACAAGATCAATAGTTCATAATGCTTCTTTAAGTCttaaattaaaacaacaaaaattaatatattaatttaaaatttgaataattacATAGATTTTTATTGAGATCAAATACAGTGATCTAATTTTCTTTGTTGATACttaaaatgagagaaaatattTCCAAACCATTTAAAATCACCAACATAACAGCGggttgaaatttgaaattagtGATTCTTATTTTGAATTACTTATTGCCCAAAACCGTGGCTCGTGGGTTACCAACATCAATCTCTTTGGGGTTCGTGTTCTCCGGTTTGTAGTAACCAGTAACAGGGTCTGGGACCCACGCTACCTTTTCAGAATTTGCCACCTTGTCTTCCCCTGATTTGGGTGGTACCATCTTTCCGCTCATTGATGTTGCTGCTCCTCTTCTTGCGTTTTCTGTTGCACCTGCTGCGTATCCTCGTCTGTTTTATTGTACCACACCAACAATTATTACAAACATTCATACATTATTAATGCatcatcaaattataaaatattctcTCTTGTCCCTATAATCACATAgtatataataaacaaaaataagagaaaatctTTTTGGGTACGAGTAAAGAACATatgtttcaaaagaaaaaaaaataatgtgtttAAATTCACggtaaatttaaattattttatgacaTCATGATtttgtcaagaaaaattatACTTTAACTTTCATCCAATttacctttattttaattatacgtTCAATAAGTAACcgtttgaaaaaaatatgatatgatgaaaaaactaaaacacaaTTAAGagatataattttgaatttgttcCAATAGAAAACTTTTCTTTAGGAGGTAAGAAATatgagaaataataaataaataaaaacattgaGGAACCTAGTAAGAGAGTTGGAGAATCCGTCGGCAACAAGAACAGAGATAGCCTTGACGTTAATGAAGGAGCGAGCCATTGatgattcaaattaaaattagttaaaaatttgtaggaggaggaggagaagaagggttatttttaaatttgatggaAGCAAGGTGGGAAGAGCTTGATTTAATagaaattttttgattttgtgttacTAATGAAAAGgagaaaattaaagaaacaagTTGTCGACAGCGAGAAACTTATGTCACATATATGTGGTGTGTGAGCTTCCAGCAGACACAAAGGAATTGTATTGTGATGGGTGCCAGATACATAAGTGGTGGGCTTCCATATATAGAGGCTAAGGAAATTAGGAAATTTGTTCAAtcattaatcaaattattaCGTGCCCCATCAAAATTAGCACCTACATGACTACAACCTTTCCTTTTTCTGATACCTATTGGTTGATTCCTAGAGTCGTTCTGTATTTGTCTTcctttaattttaaagtactttatttttttaaatacattgaAAAAAGACATGtagaaagtaaaatataaaacaatcttttattataaacttaatttgtttaattttttaagcacttaaattatatcttattgtttattaaatttgtGGTATATGTTatgcatttaaaaaattattttctctttaataaattatacttttgAACTTAATCTTTTTTATACTTAAATACTGATTTCGTCCGTAATCATTTGTGGAGTAATCCGTGTCATAGAAATTCCTCGCTTTTTTTGACAACACAAAAAACCACACATATCAAACTATTGATACACCAACCTAAATTTGACAACAAAATCACTACTATTTAAATAATAAGTTGAATACATCACAcccatcaaataaaatatacaaattttccttcattttatcAACAGATACAGATATTCATAGACACGTACAATTTATTTGCATTTGtattgttagataatattattatatattagtagtaagagtattttagacaattctagacaattctattcttttatatatatacttattgtaATCCTATTAACTTTGGTTtttgttcattatatgttatgaaaccctagagtggttgtttctcttcttcctctttcttcctcttttctttgttaacatggtatctagagcctatttcgatcctccttgaatgatctcgcctctattccgctgtcgagttcccaacaattagggaatataattatagtttctcttttctaacattccaacATTCAGTGAGATTTTTTCGGTAAACCGTGTCCCAATTCTAGTTTACCCAttctttgtagcttttcgtttattttcagTAGAtcagtcaaaaaaaaaattattagggtTCTATAAACTTTTCCACAACCCATTAGGGTTTGGCGCTCTAACCAACCGAGCTAAAAAGAACAATGGGgtggtaaagtttactttgagaatcattattatttgcatggttattgggggattttgattgatcgctatgaagagatgattgagaattatcatcctgattttgggatctaccgtagagaagagatAGACtatttttgatagaaaaggcaaccaccaaaagagaaaagagaagagtaacctgTTCCCGATTTTGGgaaatcagtctcacaaaaacatcaattgcgcattcgttaaccgttggatttgactgatttttggacagaaggttcacaacattcaggtcttcgtcttcaacggtcgaaTCGGTAAAACGACATCTGtagggggagaaatcgtgctcgcacagcaccaggttatccataatttattttgtctcagtgattgtgtttgtcgtattttcctgtcattatttgtatggctttgagagaaagtttggaggttcattgtgttgttttgaaaaatgggttttgtgttaatttgcatgttgggacttctttggttgatatgtatgTGAAGTTTGGTTTTTTGGGTAGTGCTAggaaggtgtttgatgaaatgtctgtgagaagtttggtttcttggactgctgttattgttgggtatgctaggtgtggggatatgagtgaggccaggaagctttttgatgttatgcctgatagagatattgctgcttctaatgttatgattgacGAGTATGTGAAAATGAGGTGTATGGATTTGGCGagggatttgtttgataagatgaaggataagaatgttatttctcatactagtatggttcatggttattgtgaggatgatgatgttgtggcggctaggtttatgtttgattgtatgCATGTCAAGAATGTGCTTAGTTGGAATGCGATGATTAGGGGATATTGTGAGAATAGACGACCGCACGATGCGTTGAAGTTGTTTTGGGAAATGAGGGGAAGTTTGGATGTGGAAATGAATAAAGTGACGGTTATGAGTATTCTTCCTGCTGTTGCTGATTTGAGTTCTTTGGATTTGGGTGTTTGGATTCATGGGTTTGTGCAAAGGAACCGACTTGATGTAGATGTTCATGTGTGTAATgctttggttgatatgtatgcaaaatgtgcgaaaattggaaaagctaaattgctttttgaggagatgaatgaaaaagatacatcgtcgttgaatgttttgataaatggttatggtgtcaatggttgtgcgaaGGAAGCATTATAAGTATTCGCAGCAATGTTACGGGAAGAatttgaaccgaatgagataacaatgactagtgtgttatctgcttgcaaccattgtggtttggtagaggaaggaagaagatgcttcaaagaaatagagagatagtgtgttatctgcttaccattgtggtttggtagaggaaggaagaagatgcttcaaagaaatggagagatttggaattgtgcctcagattgagcattatggttgtatgattgaccttctaggaagggttggatacttggatgaggctgaaaatttgatcttctgtgttgtcgctctgtctgttgcttcttctgtttgattgctaatatctctagtgatttgctttgttgcttctctctttgtttagtttggtttgatatgatttagttttgtttggttctatttggtttggtttgtttcgatttggtttcgtggtgctacttctttggttgttcctatctgttgatttttaTATGgttgtttcgtggtgctacttctttggttattcctatctgttgattttgatatggttgttgctccttggtttgtttggatttggtttcgtggtgctacttctttggttgttcttatctgttgattttgatatggttgttgctcctttttttgatcgctcctttttcggtttgattttttgttggcttggttcttctctttgattgttgcttcttctttggtgacatccctcttgtcccatccagctgtccaaccacctcatgtgattgttgatcctcctcgttacccctctcgtcatcatcttcagcataaaatcattactctaccgtttgtctcttcttctttacagattgctgatttgttcaccaAAAAATTTGACGCATGCGGTTCAATGCGACCCATGTCACACGCATCAAACCTTCTGAATTGTGGTACTCGGAGATTCcacttccttttttttttctttctaaataactaaaatttccATTTCACTTTTGTCGCGTTTATACCGAAATTTAggaaaattaaaacaaaacagtCAAAAAATCAAT
The genomic region above belongs to Cicer arietinum cultivar CDC Frontier isolate Library 1 chromosome 4, Cicar.CDCFrontier_v2.0, whole genome shotgun sequence and contains:
- the LOC101488407 gene encoding indole-3-acetic acid-induced protein ARG2-like; its protein translation is MARSFINVKAISVLVADGFSNSLTRRGYAAGATENARRGAATSMSGKMVPPKSGEDKVANSEKVAWVPDPVTGYYKPENTNPKEIDVGNPRATVLGNK
- the LOC140919908 gene encoding pentatricopeptide repeat-containing protein At2g44880-like — translated: MALRESLEVHCVVLKNGFCVNLHVGTSLVDMYVKFGFLGSARKVFDEMSVRSLVSWTAVIVGYARCGDMSEARKLFDVMPDRDIAASNVMIDEYVKMRCMDLARDLFDKMKDKNVISHTSMVHGYCEDDDVVAARFMFDCMHVKNVLSWNAMIRGYCENRRPHDALKLFWEMRGSLDVEMNKVTVMSILPAVADLSSLDLGVWIHGFVQRNRLDVDVHVCNALVDMYAKCAKIGKAKLLFEEMNEKDTSSLNVLINGYGVNGCAKEAL